In a single window of the Rhopalosiphum padi isolate XX-2018 chromosome 1, ASM2088224v1, whole genome shotgun sequence genome:
- the LOC132929080 gene encoding regulator of microtubule dynamics protein 1-like isoform X1, which yields MSTDPHWLKGVIAVAVGIGITVGSVGVVFITRLLEKKEKLLLKQEVDELNIAILDLQAEFKALKKKIIKPGKRLTLSSSTSVTSEASLYTALGTDDEFHDMSSENEESQNSNILNENPDGSLSSEHFSDHYTGPSLLSDDIFDQVDELFEGSDEDKLKAYEILVNLNEERTDDIEVLWRLAKSCQFVSKYYTAAKKNPEKSKSVIDEGLKWAKHALEMYPGNCNAHKWFAICSGARGQLGTTKEKIEGGYVFQNHINEAIKINSRDPTLYYLKGKLEYEVAVLSSFDRRIASWLYGEVPKGTIPEAIELFLKFQRESPIQLKDCHLHLAKCYLAKNEYETAVHWLEQTLQLPVKDSEDKETDSEANQLLKKYIKYKKV from the exons ATGTCAACAGATCCGCATTGGTTAAAGGGAGTAATAGCTGTTGCAGTTGGCATTGGAATAACGGTTGGTTCAGTTGGGGTGGTTTTTATAACACGGCtactagaaaaaaaagaaaaacttttattaaaacaggaagttgatgaattaaatattgCAATACTTGATCTTCAAGCAGAATTTAAAGCATtaaa gaaaaaaattataaaaccagGAAAAAGATTAACCTTGTCTAGTAGCACTAGTGTAACAAGTGAAGCTAGTTTGTATACAGCACTAGGAACTGACGACGAATTTCACGACATGTCATCAGAAAACGAAGAATCCCAAAATTCAAACATTCTTAATGAAaa TCCAGATGGTAGTTTGTCTTCAGAACATTTTAGCGACCATTATACTGGACCTTCTTTACTCAGtgatgatatttttgatcaagtAGATGAATTATTTGAAGGTTCCGATGAAGATAAACTTAAAGCTTATGAAATATTAGTAAACCTTAATGAAGaa CGTACAGACGATATTGAGGTACTTTGGAGGTTAGCAAAATCGTGTCaatttgtatcaaaatattatacggcAGCAAAAAAAAATCCAGAAAAGAGTAAATCTGTTATTGATGAAg gttTAAAATGGGCAAAGCATGCTTTGGAAATGTATCCAGGTAATTGCAATGCACACAAATGGTTTGCTATTTGTAGTGGTGCTCGTGGTCAGTTAGGTACAactaaagaaaaaattgaaGGAGGTTATGTATTCCAAAATCACATAAATGAAgcaataaaaatcaattctCGTGAtccaactttatattatttaaaaggaaAACTtgaatatgaa gttgCTGTCTTGTCATCTTTTGACCGGCGTATAGCTAGTTGGTTATATGGAGAAGTACCTAAAGGTACAATACCAGAggctattgaattatttttaaaatttcaacgtGAATCTCCAATTCAGCTAAAAGACTGTCACCTACATCTTGCCAAGTGTTATCTAGCAAAAAATGAGTATGAGACTGCTGTGCATTGGTTAGAACAAACGTTGCAGCTTCCTGTCAAGGATTCTGAg gaCAAAGAAACGGATAGTGAAGCCAATCAACTTCtcaagaaatatataaaatataaaaaagtttag